From the Cohaesibacter sp. ES.047 genome, one window contains:
- a CDS encoding baseplate assembly protein, producing MDSIIEMRIDLESLKSAFSRSLKSGPVTHIDAKKGYRFSLGKDDDGGEMLSPWIPHPETMKSSIPLKEGDMVGVIAPNGDLRQGLMLRGGYSKDHESPNEDMAANVFEDAGVRISIANGALVIEAGGTTLSFSGDGLSISGGRVDHNGRNIGSSHVHGGVMPGGADTSTPH from the coding sequence ATGGACAGTATTATCGAGATGCGGATTGACCTTGAGAGCTTGAAAAGTGCTTTCTCTCGCTCTCTGAAGTCTGGCCCGGTGACGCATATCGATGCCAAAAAGGGATATCGGTTTTCGCTTGGAAAAGATGATGATGGTGGCGAGATGCTATCGCCATGGATACCTCACCCAGAGACCATGAAAAGCTCCATCCCTCTCAAAGAGGGGGACATGGTCGGTGTGATTGCTCCCAATGGCGACTTGCGACAAGGTCTTATGCTTCGGGGCGGATACAGCAAAGATCATGAGAGCCCGAATGAAGACATGGCGGCCAATGTGTTTGAGGATGCTGGTGTGCGGATCTCGATCGCCAACGGCGCTCTCGTGATTGAGGCTGGCGGCACGACTCTCTCATTCTCAGGTGATGGCCTGTCGATCAGTGGTGGACGGGTCGATCACAATGGCAGAAATATCGGCTCGTCTCACGTCCAT
- a CDS encoding major capsid protein, whose protein sequence is MVAMTIFSDDAFRTMELTEALNETEYVPQFLDSLGIFEEESITGRDFGVERVGQSLNLIPTSALGAPPRQTERDPRKITTFKTTRLADAFTLFAFEIEGIRDDGPDGGLLNTLTEFDKRNRVILDNMDLTKEFHRLGALQGKLLDADGTTVIYDYFSELGVAEPAAVDFGLNDETTNVRQVCTDIKRQMTRGSKGAITSGTQIHSLAGDEFFDTLVNHASVSETYKARQGEQLRENMAFETFYYGGIFFHNYRGTDDNSSVAIASDEVKVFPVGANGVFKKVTSPAEFGPWVNTYGEDRYGLMVEDRDRQAWVKGEVYSYPLFLCAKPYCLRSGVLAS, encoded by the coding sequence ATGGTAGCCATGACGATTTTTTCGGATGACGCTTTCCGCACTATGGAGCTCACCGAAGCCCTCAATGAAACCGAGTATGTTCCCCAGTTTCTGGATTCGCTCGGGATCTTCGAAGAAGAATCCATCACGGGGCGCGATTTTGGTGTTGAGCGCGTTGGTCAGTCCCTCAACCTCATTCCAACCTCAGCGCTTGGTGCACCTCCACGCCAGACAGAACGTGATCCGCGTAAAATTACGACATTCAAGACCACCCGTCTGGCCGATGCGTTTACTCTTTTTGCTTTTGAAATCGAAGGCATCCGTGATGACGGTCCTGATGGTGGTCTGTTGAATACGCTGACCGAGTTTGACAAGCGCAACCGGGTCATTCTCGACAATATGGACCTGACCAAAGAGTTCCATCGCCTCGGAGCCTTGCAGGGTAAGCTTCTCGATGCGGATGGAACAACGGTCATTTATGACTATTTCTCGGAACTCGGCGTTGCTGAGCCTGCTGCTGTCGACTTCGGCCTCAATGATGAGACCACAAATGTTCGTCAGGTCTGCACCGATATCAAACGTCAGATGACCCGTGGCTCGAAAGGTGCAATCACCTCTGGTACGCAAATCCACTCGCTGGCGGGTGATGAGTTTTTCGATACGCTGGTCAACCATGCGAGCGTTTCGGAGACCTACAAAGCGCGGCAGGGTGAACAGCTGCGCGAAAATATGGCCTTTGAAACCTTCTATTACGGCGGCATCTTCTTCCACAACTATCGCGGTACTGACGACAACTCGTCGGTTGCTATTGCCTCGGATGAGGTCAAGGTCTTTCCTGTCGGTGCGAATGGCGTGTTCAAGAAGGTCACTTCACCTGCCGAGTTTGGTCCTTGGGTCAACACCTATGGCGAAGACCGTTATGGTCTTATGGTTGAAGATCGTGATCGGCAGGCTTGGGTGAAGGGCGAGGTGTACAGCTATCCTCTGTTTCTTTGCGCGAAACCATATTGTCTCCGCTCTGGTGTTCTTGCCAGCTAA
- a CDS encoding head decoration protein yields the protein MTTYVEGARNAEFLISEAEHYRSREAGDVNAGADTTLEAGAILGKITATNVLAQYDPAANDGTESVHGILFERLTGTGVRTYIRRAAQVKAGLLVWKTGLSPAQITTGTAELEALGVIVR from the coding sequence ATGACCACTTATGTCGAAGGGGCTCGCAATGCCGAGTTCCTGATTTCAGAAGCTGAGCATTATCGTTCTCGCGAAGCGGGTGACGTGAATGCAGGCGCCGATACCACCCTCGAAGCCGGTGCTATCCTTGGCAAGATCACCGCAACAAACGTTCTTGCTCAATATGACCCTGCTGCAAATGATGGCACTGAGAGTGTTCATGGCATTCTCTTTGAACGCCTGACTGGCACAGGTGTTCGAACCTATATCCGCCGTGCAGCGCAGGTGAAAGCCGGATTGCTCGTCTGGAAAACTGGGCTTTCTCCTGCTCAAATTACCACTGGCACAGCCGAGCTCGAAGCGCTCGGTGTCATTGTGCGCTAA
- a CDS encoding head maturation protease, ClpP-related has product MTLLINGELVLYGEVGEGWWGDWFAASQVVEALAEHGSDNDLAVRLNSPGGLAYEGVSIFNALKSHQGKVTIYVDGLAASAASIIAMAGDEIVMREGSTMMIHDPATIAWGNSGDLTKAIQSLDKLGEQMAGIYARVSSKSKDDARTIMKEETWLTGEEAVAEGFATANDNEPAVDPVAFDYRIYAKAPEHLKLVAKHNDWTFRRPSLPQSAASAAPTRQDKEKPMSGKPQAADDQAVDTAAIAQATADAIAAFKTRCKEVKASEPYKGNEALAEHMIDNTDLAAADIIAALEKAPKIAAPEQEQETDPEGYDKGRTLATDLAQPSGGQGKKQNPWTEVVTKGNRRMKKVK; this is encoded by the coding sequence ATGACACTTTTGATCAATGGCGAGCTCGTCCTTTACGGCGAGGTCGGCGAAGGCTGGTGGGGTGACTGGTTCGCCGCAAGCCAAGTGGTTGAGGCTTTGGCCGAGCATGGATCTGACAACGATCTTGCAGTCCGGCTCAATTCTCCGGGTGGTCTGGCCTATGAAGGCGTTTCGATCTTCAACGCGCTTAAGTCCCATCAGGGCAAGGTGACAATCTATGTTGATGGCTTGGCCGCATCTGCTGCTTCTATCATCGCCATGGCTGGTGATGAGATCGTCATGCGGGAAGGCTCGACCATGATGATCCATGACCCTGCGACGATCGCTTGGGGTAATTCCGGGGATTTGACCAAAGCAATCCAGTCGCTCGACAAGCTCGGAGAGCAGATGGCCGGTATCTATGCCCGTGTGAGCAGCAAGAGCAAAGATGACGCTCGCACGATCATGAAGGAAGAGACATGGCTCACCGGCGAAGAGGCTGTTGCGGAAGGCTTCGCGACGGCCAACGACAATGAACCGGCAGTTGACCCTGTCGCCTTCGACTATCGCATCTATGCCAAAGCACCAGAGCATTTGAAGCTTGTCGCGAAGCATAATGACTGGACGTTCCGGCGCCCAAGTCTCCCTCAATCCGCGGCCTCCGCCGCACCCACCCGTCAGGATAAGGAGAAACCCATGTCCGGCAAACCACAGGCGGCGGATGATCAGGCCGTCGACACCGCAGCCATTGCACAGGCCACAGCTGATGCCATCGCTGCCTTCAAGACCCGCTGCAAAGAGGTGAAAGCCTCCGAACCCTATAAGGGTAACGAAGCGCTGGCTGAGCACATGATCGACAATACCGATCTCGCTGCTGCAGACATCATCGCCGCGCTCGAAAAAGCGCCGAAGATTGCCGCACCCGAACAGGAGCAGGAAACAGATCCAGAAGGCTATGACAAGGGTCGCACGTTGGCGACTGATCTTGCCCAGCCATCTGGAGGGCAAGGCAAAAAGCAAAACCCATGGACGGAGGTTGTCACCAAAGGCAACCGCCGCATGAAAAAGGTCAAATAG
- a CDS encoding phage portal protein yields the protein MAQTNVKAATSGGGSLFNGMRGLGTKTPRPVAQMMRDTTTGALAGRRVSLVETKDDIRRVWMRSAALAQDLTQNNGRLKGAVEQTLGDTVGDELKLSPAPRLESLGWTPDEISDWKKLVKEKWQEWSWEPTECDYRGKLTVPQMVDVALRYNFSFGENLSILDYFSPSLRKRYGTQTGTKVLLLPPTRLVQETREATGLFQGVLHDENGRATHYRIKDSDRTRTRDYPAYVNGRRSVLHIFDPEGADDVRGISKLASCFKTLVRQDTLSDVTLDQAIAQAAVAMVLTSNLPSPEAFEAFQELGGNEVGPDGKPAPNGYASLGNEIMGYLADAYAAVKDAGGIRFGQGPMLPHLAPGESFDFKTASVPGNNYIPFSADLRREVAAAIGVTYSSYSNDYSNATYSSVRMEVASIWPRVIRRRERIAAPLCQAIYEAWLDEQIGMGRIWFKGGYAAFRAYRGAAVWAQWKGPAPPTADDFKAARAANERVQGGTSSLEIECSAVGLDGDEVRAMRIAEHKAYSDDPMPSPYAPRASQPAGGEGSSASPDTPDKEVDA from the coding sequence ATGGCACAGACGAACGTCAAAGCAGCTACCAGCGGCGGCGGCAGCTTGTTTAATGGCATGCGAGGGCTTGGAACCAAGACGCCGCGGCCGGTCGCCCAGATGATGCGTGACACTACCACAGGTGCGCTTGCCGGAAGGCGGGTGTCTCTGGTCGAAACCAAGGACGATATCCGCCGGGTGTGGATGCGGTCTGCCGCTCTGGCGCAGGATCTGACACAGAATAACGGCCGCCTCAAAGGGGCGGTTGAGCAGACGCTCGGGGACACGGTCGGGGATGAGCTAAAGCTCTCTCCCGCACCTCGTCTTGAATCCCTTGGCTGGACGCCGGACGAAATTTCCGATTGGAAAAAGCTGGTCAAGGAGAAGTGGCAAGAATGGTCATGGGAGCCGACAGAGTGCGACTATCGCGGTAAGCTGACCGTGCCTCAAATGGTCGATGTTGCGCTTCGCTATAACTTCTCTTTTGGCGAAAATCTCTCGATCCTCGACTATTTTAGCCCAAGCCTTCGAAAGCGCTACGGCACCCAGACGGGCACCAAGGTTTTGCTTTTACCGCCAACAAGACTTGTGCAGGAAACTCGTGAAGCGACTGGGCTTTTTCAGGGTGTTTTGCATGATGAAAATGGTCGGGCCACGCATTACCGCATCAAGGATAGCGATCGTACTAGGACGCGAGACTATCCGGCCTATGTGAATGGCCGGCGCTCTGTGTTGCACATCTTCGACCCGGAGGGGGCCGATGATGTTCGCGGTATCTCCAAGCTTGCCTCCTGCTTCAAGACTTTGGTTCGTCAGGATACTTTGAGCGATGTGACGCTTGACCAGGCGATCGCGCAAGCTGCTGTGGCCATGGTTCTGACGAGCAATCTTCCCAGCCCGGAAGCCTTTGAGGCGTTTCAGGAGTTGGGTGGCAATGAAGTTGGCCCGGATGGGAAGCCTGCCCCCAACGGCTACGCAAGCCTGGGCAATGAGATCATGGGCTACTTGGCCGATGCCTATGCCGCGGTGAAAGACGCTGGCGGGATTCGGTTCGGGCAAGGACCGATGCTACCGCACCTAGCTCCGGGCGAAAGCTTCGATTTCAAGACGGCAAGCGTGCCCGGCAACAACTATATCCCATTCTCAGCAGACTTAAGACGGGAGGTCGCCGCAGCCATCGGGGTGACCTACTCGAGCTATTCAAACGACTACTCGAATGCGACTTACAGTTCGGTGCGGATGGAAGTGGCTTCGATCTGGCCAAGGGTGATCCGTCGTCGCGAGCGCATCGCCGCTCCTCTTTGCCAGGCGATCTATGAGGCTTGGCTCGATGAGCAAATCGGCATGGGCCGGATCTGGTTCAAGGGCGGTTATGCTGCCTTTCGAGCCTATCGCGGTGCTGCCGTCTGGGCGCAGTGGAAAGGGCCGGCCCCTCCAACTGCCGATGATTTCAAAGCTGCGCGCGCTGCCAATGAACGCGTGCAGGGTGGAACATCCAGCCTTGAAATCGAATGCTCTGCTGTAGGGCTTGATGGTGATGAGGTGCGTGCGATGCGTATCGCCGAGCATAAGGCATATTCCGACGACCCAATGCCGTCGCCTTATGCGCCACGTGCCAGCCAACCCGCTGGTGGTGAAGGCTCATCGGCTAGCCCTGACACTCCAGACAAGGAGGTCGATGCATGA
- a CDS encoding terminase gpA endonuclease subunit yields MAQLVGAMRFVAKTLARGIRPIKPMPFHEWLQKNIVLVDGKLRGEKWSAEEAPYLLEIAEFLSIENPATRGVVLKCQQSGVSILAMSWSLYLAELGLDSILYGIPGKDILSRMNGQKLQPLIDKWQEHTGKRIIKDDISRSGKGSTTYVKKFADSFLTLVNANTPGELSSFTARFGIKDEFSKWKNSPKGDDPDELFEGRFTAFLRWGLQKIFEFSTPEIDSGDETGDDPTHCRTHRSFLKSDQRHWHIQCPNEDCSGDGEFVLDYENFDVDRKNPELSYCFCPDCGAKVYESDRIELVRKGRWIASNPDGKYPGWSIPAFISLQLGLKDIAEALINAEKKGEAALKNFFNLYLARPYAFKGNAPDYQRLMERREDYPQGFIPEAGLIFVGGADVQHNGIYVEAVAFAEDRQSWSIWNEFLEGPTDNHNAGAFVLLDEFYRKTFEDARGTPRRLMALAVDGGDGGRMNQVLEWTKRRYNTFAIKGKDGHHVPAISVPAKQSIRKSGKKKKFGSTMLWPVGTWDLKHEFYGNLHRQGVAAGEVMDPGGYCHFGLWQGEEYFKQITAESFNREVKNHKLVEGWDRLRKDNHFLDCRVYAMAMAEKEGLSSMTPAQWAALRHTLLPAQADLLSSDSAKLAAGLTPTQTEPETVSEAKPAAAEGPTRHGTDERQSSYQRRRQLV; encoded by the coding sequence ATGGCCCAGCTTGTCGGAGCAATGCGCTTTGTTGCCAAGACACTGGCACGCGGCATTCGCCCTATCAAACCGATGCCATTCCACGAATGGCTTCAGAAAAACATCGTTCTTGTTGACGGCAAGCTACGCGGTGAAAAATGGTCGGCTGAAGAAGCTCCCTATCTGCTGGAGATTGCGGAGTTCCTGAGCATTGAGAACCCGGCCACTCGTGGCGTGGTGCTCAAGTGCCAACAGTCTGGCGTGTCTATTCTGGCGATGTCCTGGAGCCTCTATCTTGCCGAGCTTGGTCTGGATAGCATCCTTTATGGCATTCCCGGCAAGGATATCCTTAGCCGCATGAACGGCCAGAAGCTCCAGCCACTGATCGACAAGTGGCAGGAGCATACCGGCAAGCGGATCATCAAGGATGACATCAGCCGCAGCGGCAAGGGCTCGACGACCTATGTCAAAAAATTCGCTGACAGCTTTCTGACGCTGGTCAATGCCAATACGCCGGGCGAGCTTTCCTCGTTTACCGCCCGCTTTGGTATCAAGGATGAGTTCTCGAAGTGGAAGAATTCGCCCAAGGGAGATGACCCGGACGAGTTGTTCGAGGGACGCTTCACAGCGTTTTTGCGTTGGGGACTGCAGAAGATTTTCGAGTTCTCAACGCCTGAAATCGACAGTGGCGACGAGACAGGAGATGACCCGACACACTGCCGGACGCATCGCAGCTTTCTTAAGTCTGATCAGCGCCACTGGCACATCCAGTGCCCTAATGAGGACTGCAGTGGTGATGGTGAATTCGTTCTCGACTATGAGAATTTCGACGTCGATCGCAAGAATCCGGAGCTGAGCTACTGCTTCTGCCCTGATTGCGGCGCCAAGGTTTATGAAAGCGATCGCATCGAGTTGGTGCGCAAAGGTCGCTGGATTGCTTCCAACCCGGACGGCAAGTATCCCGGCTGGAGTATTCCGGCCTTCATCAGCTTGCAGCTCGGCCTTAAGGACATTGCCGAGGCGCTGATCAACGCTGAGAAGAAGGGCGAAGCGGCGCTCAAGAACTTCTTCAACCTCTATCTTGCCCGACCCTACGCCTTCAAAGGCAATGCGCCGGACTATCAGCGTCTGATGGAGCGCCGCGAAGACTATCCGCAGGGCTTCATTCCAGAAGCCGGTTTGATCTTCGTTGGTGGTGCCGACGTGCAGCATAACGGGATCTATGTTGAGGCGGTCGCCTTTGCCGAGGATCGGCAGAGCTGGTCAATCTGGAACGAGTTTCTGGAAGGGCCAACCGACAACCACAATGCGGGTGCCTTTGTTCTGCTTGATGAGTTTTACCGCAAGACCTTTGAGGATGCGCGGGGAACACCTCGTCGCCTGATGGCTCTGGCCGTTGACGGTGGCGACGGTGGCCGAATGAACCAGGTGCTGGAATGGACCAAGCGCCGCTATAACACCTTCGCCATCAAAGGCAAGGACGGACATCATGTTCCGGCCATTTCGGTGCCTGCAAAACAGTCCATTCGCAAGAGCGGGAAGAAGAAGAAATTCGGATCAACGATGCTGTGGCCCGTCGGGACATGGGATCTTAAGCACGAGTTTTACGGCAACTTGCACCGACAAGGAGTTGCCGCGGGCGAGGTCATGGATCCGGGTGGCTATTGCCATTTCGGTCTCTGGCAGGGTGAAGAGTATTTCAAGCAGATCACTGCAGAATCCTTCAACCGCGAAGTTAAAAACCACAAGCTGGTCGAAGGCTGGGACCGTCTGCGCAAGGACAACCACTTCCTCGATTGCCGCGTGTACGCAATGGCGATGGCCGAGAAAGAAGGCCTCTCCAGTATGACGCCGGCCCAATGGGCCGCTCTCAGACATACGCTTCTGCCTGCGCAGGCAGACTTGCTTTCCAGCGATAGCGCTAAACTAGCGGCGGGGTTGACCCCGACACAAACAGAACCCGAGACGGTGAGCGAGGCCAAACCGGCCGCGGCTGAAGGACCAACCCGACATGGCACAGACGAACGTCAAAGCAGCTACCAGCGGCGGCGGCAGCTTGTTTAA
- a CDS encoding phage/plasmid primase, P4 family has translation MSDHDTHDHEMEESGAEDCAEGHPADDALIDGLDAAEREALPPMASHDEKIKWCATLDQNDVGNAQRLICHFGNGILMVREQGFYQWSETHWEMTGGEERIAIFAQKTAKLIEEEAAFIKMTPTEETAVNDAKSIEVSDENTEAEKTLLDKAKNAQAALGRRKGKRRSFALSSGNNGKLMGMIKQASPHITIGPEEMDADPMVFNVQNGTLIFRRVRDETEGRFLETDLVPHDRTMLIGKCAPVKYDPTAKCPKWLSFLEKFQPDEDRRTFLQVYFGYSLTGLTDEQKLIYMYGKGANGKSTMIEALCRLMGVYAGQLNPESVAGTGQRRGDQATPDLVTLNGRRLVRMSELPKGQAVKEDLIKGLTGGEPIMVRHLNKGFFDMTPIFKAVMSGNDMPYITGTDWGIWRRLLIVPWEVTISDEEKRPMAEVLAEFDAERSGILNWLLEGLAIYVNEGLRVPQSVTALTENYKSEMDPIQNFIDACVVRVPPDEEGNPVCRVTGADMYKSYEMWCRASGVKIFSSTLFGRELPKKGIEKVNGRIREYINVKIELPEEIHHEHEFPPDRPKD, from the coding sequence ATGTCTGATCACGATACGCACGATCATGAGATGGAGGAAAGCGGCGCTGAGGATTGCGCAGAAGGCCATCCAGCGGATGATGCGCTGATTGATGGTTTGGACGCTGCCGAGCGTGAGGCCCTGCCGCCTATGGCCTCCCATGACGAAAAAATCAAATGGTGTGCCACGCTGGATCAGAATGACGTGGGCAATGCTCAACGGCTGATCTGCCATTTTGGCAACGGCATTCTCATGGTCCGTGAGCAGGGCTTTTATCAATGGTCCGAAACCCATTGGGAGATGACCGGAGGCGAGGAGCGCATTGCCATTTTTGCCCAAAAGACAGCCAAGTTGATCGAAGAAGAGGCGGCATTCATCAAGATGACGCCAACAGAAGAGACCGCCGTCAACGACGCCAAGAGCATCGAAGTCTCGGATGAAAACACCGAGGCCGAAAAGACGCTGCTGGACAAGGCAAAGAACGCACAGGCGGCGCTCGGAAGGCGCAAGGGAAAGAGGCGCAGCTTTGCGCTGTCGAGCGGCAACAATGGCAAACTGATGGGCATGATCAAGCAGGCCTCGCCCCACATAACCATCGGTCCGGAAGAGATGGATGCGGATCCGATGGTGTTCAATGTGCAGAATGGCACTTTGATCTTTCGGCGTGTCAGGGATGAAACCGAGGGTAGATTTCTGGAAACGGACCTGGTGCCACATGATCGAACCATGCTTATCGGAAAGTGCGCGCCGGTCAAATATGACCCGACTGCCAAATGCCCCAAATGGTTATCATTCCTTGAAAAATTTCAGCCAGATGAGGATCGGCGAACCTTTCTACAGGTCTATTTTGGCTATAGCCTCACGGGCCTGACTGATGAGCAAAAGCTGATTTACATGTACGGGAAGGGCGCGAATGGCAAATCGACCATGATCGAGGCGCTGTGTCGCCTGATGGGCGTCTATGCGGGCCAGCTCAACCCGGAATCCGTTGCAGGCACGGGCCAGCGTAGGGGTGATCAAGCCACGCCTGACCTTGTCACGCTCAATGGCAGGCGCCTGGTCCGCATGTCCGAGCTGCCAAAGGGGCAGGCGGTGAAGGAGGATCTGATCAAGGGTCTGACGGGGGGCGAGCCGATCATGGTGCGCCACCTGAACAAGGGCTTCTTTGACATGACTCCCATTTTCAAGGCCGTGATGTCTGGCAATGACATGCCCTACATAACCGGGACCGACTGGGGCATTTGGCGCAGACTGCTGATTGTGCCGTGGGAGGTGACCATTTCAGACGAGGAAAAGCGGCCCATGGCTGAGGTGCTCGCCGAGTTCGATGCCGAGCGATCAGGCATTCTCAACTGGTTGCTGGAGGGTCTGGCCATCTATGTCAATGAGGGGCTGCGGGTGCCTCAAAGCGTCACGGCTCTGACGGAAAACTACAAGTCAGAGATGGACCCGATCCAGAACTTTATCGATGCCTGTGTTGTGCGCGTTCCTCCCGATGAGGAAGGAAACCCTGTGTGCCGTGTGACGGGCGCCGATATGTACAAGAGCTATGAGATGTGGTGCCGGGCCTCTGGTGTCAAGATCTTCTCATCGACGCTCTTTGGACGCGAGTTGCCCAAGAAAGGCATTGAAAAGGTCAACGGGCGCATCCGCGAATATATCAACGTCAAAATCGAATTGCCGGAGGAAATCCACCATGAACACGAGTTTCCACCCGATCGGCCCAAGGATTGA
- a CDS encoding CHC2 zinc finger domain-containing protein, giving the protein MTKTMHQPRMRYPDEVVVRAKAGFDLVGAIGQLTKLKSAGRLMSGRCPDPAHRDRDASFVVNPSRNLYHCYAPSCRLNEKWFSPIDWMIDFRGAADFNEAMEMLGGVRDPLPAPVRRKMAAEQEAKAKQAEDDAKKQAEDGRLKGRKIFAAGGPMKGTLGETYLIEGRGLAGLDVTAPALRFHADLPYWHEVKKNVFRVIHSGPAMLAAFQDRWGNFSAVHQTWLLPDGSGKAVIEFEGEEGLERLPAKKIRGPFMGSAIRLTPPAKLMLCGEGIETTGEIARLHRPGTGAWVAGTMGNLTGRFHPDAPRAPHPTDPKRRLPAIVPDMTSLRMAVPDICKTEILIADGDTKDLHALHALLDMAERRIRQEGRAAGQLWPPGRQDLNDWGRQLRKADCAQLAPVHCKAMNESDQVKASTEEEARHV; this is encoded by the coding sequence GTGACAAAGACCATGCACCAGCCCCGCATGCGCTATCCCGATGAGGTGGTGGTGCGCGCCAAGGCCGGGTTTGACCTCGTGGGTGCCATTGGCCAACTGACGAAGCTCAAAAGCGCTGGACGGCTGATGTCAGGTCGCTGTCCGGATCCGGCCCATCGGGACAGGGACGCCAGCTTTGTCGTCAACCCGTCGCGCAATCTTTATCACTGCTACGCGCCCAGCTGTCGCCTGAATGAAAAATGGTTCTCGCCGATCGACTGGATGATCGATTTTCGCGGGGCGGCTGATTTCAATGAGGCGATGGAGATGCTCGGCGGGGTGCGTGATCCGCTACCCGCGCCGGTGCGCCGCAAGATGGCGGCCGAGCAGGAAGCCAAGGCCAAGCAAGCCGAAGACGATGCAAAGAAACAGGCCGAAGACGGACGCCTAAAGGGGCGCAAGATATTCGCGGCCGGTGGCCCGATGAAGGGCACGCTGGGCGAGACCTATCTGATCGAGGGCAGAGGGCTTGCTGGCCTTGATGTCACCGCCCCGGCGCTGCGCTTCCACGCTGATCTGCCCTATTGGCACGAGGTGAAGAAGAACGTTTTTCGCGTCATTCATTCCGGACCGGCCATGCTGGCGGCCTTTCAGGACCGGTGGGGCAATTTTTCCGCCGTGCATCAGACCTGGCTTTTGCCTGATGGCTCGGGCAAGGCGGTGATCGAATTTGAGGGCGAGGAGGGGCTTGAGCGCCTCCCGGCCAAGAAGATTCGCGGGCCCTTCATGGGCTCGGCCATTCGCCTGACACCACCAGCAAAGCTCATGCTTTGCGGTGAGGGCATCGAGACGACGGGCGAAATTGCACGGCTTCACCGACCCGGAACGGGCGCATGGGTCGCCGGCACGATGGGCAATCTGACGGGGCGGTTCCATCCAGATGCGCCCCGCGCGCCGCACCCGACCGACCCAAAGCGCCGTTTGCCAGCAATCGTGCCGGACATGACGAGCCTGCGCATGGCCGTGCCTGATATCTGCAAAACCGAGATTCTCATCGCCGATGGCGACACCAAGGATCTGCATGCCCTGCATGCGCTGCTGGATATGGCCGAACGCCGCATTCGGCAGGAGGGGCGCGCCGCGGGCCAACTCTGGCCACCCGGCCGACAGGATTTGAATGATTGGGGGCGCCAACTCCGCAAAGCGGATTGCGCCCAACTCGCGCCAGTTCATTGCAAGGCAATGAACGAGAGCGACCAAGTTAAAGCAAGCACCGAAGAGGAGGCGCGCCATGTCTGA
- a CDS encoding Bro-N domain-containing protein, whose amino-acid sequence MSEMIPHAFEDSLIRSFLREDGEPCFIAKDVCACLETKKTDSALRGLDEDEKGTRLMSTLGGNQEMSYVTEGGLYTLILRSRKAVTPGTVQHRFRKWVTSELLPTIRQTGRYEMPGREGGIDLGSLQELSNKARLVDLALKLKGREAAYVLWEQLGLPELSEGGPDRAPDGPDLHPVDEFIAACVMPARGNLLSAADFRAAYAEWAKGHDRPHLNMTVIGRRVREAGIRKTRPGGDSRHYYYADIALVVGGEQ is encoded by the coding sequence ATGAGCGAGATGATCCCCCATGCCTTTGAAGACAGTCTCATCCGGTCGTTTCTGCGTGAAGATGGTGAGCCCTGCTTCATTGCCAAAGACGTTTGCGCCTGTTTGGAGACAAAGAAGACCGATAGTGCGCTAAGAGGTTTGGATGAAGATGAAAAGGGTACTCGTTTAATGAGCACCCTTGGTGGCAATCAGGAGATGAGTTACGTCACCGAAGGCGGGCTCTACACCCTGATCCTGCGGTCGCGCAAGGCGGTCACACCGGGGACGGTGCAGCATCGGTTCCGCAAATGGGTAACATCCGAGCTTTTACCCACAATCCGCCAGACGGGGCGCTATGAGATGCCGGGGCGTGAAGGCGGCATAGATCTTGGCTCCCTGCAGGAGCTGTCCAACAAGGCTCGCCTTGTCGATTTGGCCCTGAAGCTCAAGGGCCGCGAGGCGGCCTATGTCCTGTGGGAACAACTCGGCTTGCCGGAACTATCAGAAGGTGGTCCCGACAGGGCTCCGGATGGCCCGGATCTGCATCCGGTTGATGAATTCATCGCCGCTTGCGTCATGCCCGCACGGGGCAATCTGCTCTCAGCCGCTGACTTTCGCGCCGCCTACGCTGAGTGGGCCAAAGGACACGATAGGCCACACCTCAACATGACCGTTATCGGGCGGCGTGTGCGCGAGGCGGGCATCCGCAAGACCAGACCGGGTGGTGACAGCCGCCATTATTACTATGCCGATATTGCATTGGTGGTTGGGGGTGAGCAGTGA